The Phalacrocorax carbo chromosome 2, bPhaCar2.1, whole genome shotgun sequence region CTGGTGCGGCACCGGCTGGCGCACGGCGGGGAGCGTGCCTACGCCTGCGGCCGCTGCGTAAGAGGCTTCACCgagccggcggggctgggggccgggTCCCCTGCTGCGGGCAGCCCCTGCCGCCCGGCCCCCTGTGCCGGACGCTCCCCAGGGATGGCAGAGGGGACGGCGGCACCCCGGAAGGAACGGAAGGAGCTGTCACTGACGGAGAAGGTGCGGGTGCTGGAGATGCTGGAGGGCCCCAAGGTGTCGCAGAGCGAGCTGGCCAAGCGCTTCGGGGTGTCGCAGCCCCAGATCTGCCGCATCATCAAGAACAAGGAGCGGATCCTGAGCGAGTGGCACCGCAATGGCGACCCCGAGCGCAAACGCAAGCGGGAGGGGAAGGACGTGGCCCTCGAGGCCGCCCTGCTGCGCTGGGTGGAGGGTGCCCGCGCTGCCGACCTGCCCGTCAGTGGCCCGCTCCTCCAGCTCAAGGCCAAACACCTCGCTGAGGCGCTGGGCCGGCCTGACCCGGAGCCCAGCGGTGGCTGGCTGGCTCGATTCGGGGCACGCCATAACCTTGCCTTCAAGAAGCCACCAGCAGAGAAAGGGGACGCAGAGCAGCCCACAGCCGAGCACTGGGCCGGCGTGGTGCTGCCTGGCCTCCTCCGCAGCTACGCGCCCTCTGAGATCTACGCCTGCGGGGAGACGGGAGTCTTCCTCCCGGCCAGCTCTCCCAGCAAGGGTGAGAGTGCCGGCGACCGGCTGACGCTGCTGCTCTGCGCCAACGCCGATGGCTCAGAGAAAGCCCCGCTGCGGGTGGTGGGggacagcccccagccccgctgcctgcAGGGCATCAACCTAGGGCAGATGCCCTGGAGCTACCGCGCCGGCAGCCTGGCCGGCGTGACCGCCAGCATCTTCACCGAATGGCTGCAGGAGTTCAACGAGGGGATGCggcagcaggggaagagtgtcctcctcctcctcgccaaGCACGAGGTGCACCCCTACCTCCAGCTTTCCAATGTCAGGATGGTCTTCGTCCCACCGGCCACCTCCCTGGCCCAGCCCCTGGACCGCGGCATCACCGGCGACCTCAAGGGCCACTACCAGCGCCGGTTGCTGAGGTGGCTGACGGCGGAGCGTGGCGCAGGGCAGCCGACCCTCCTAGATGCCCTGCACATGCTGGTGCAAGCCTGGGGTGACGTGCGCCCGGGGCTCATCGCCAGCTGCTTCCGTGCCACCGGTGTCAGCCCCGACGCCGGCACCGAGGCCCCGGCCCTCACCCTGCCGCCCGGCCcgctcagccaggagcagctggagcgCCGTGCGTTGACAGACGAGGAGCTGGAGCACGACGGGGAGACAGCGGAGGCGGATGGGGACGAGGGGACAGCAGAGGGTGAGGACGCGGAAGAGTCGGCGGCAGTGCAGCCCTGCCCCTCGGAGCGGGAGGTCTGGGGGAGCCTGGCCATGCTGCGGCGGTACCTGGAGTGCCGGGCCACCTCGCCGGACCTCTTCCAGGCTTTCTACGACCTGGAGGATGCAGTGTACATGGTGTCAGCCAGTGTCAGGCGAGCCCTCATCGGGGACACCcctcccaggcagtgagcagagTGGCCGACATGTGCCCAGACCCGTTCGTGCCCATGACGGGGACTGGCACTCACTGGGGCCGTCACCAGACTGGCCTGGCCACCGCCTCCTGCGGCAGTGCCAGCTGAGTTGTGCCGTGGGGTTTGCTGTGGGTCTGTGTGGCTCAGGGGCAAAGCGGGTGCCCGGCGGGGAATGCTGTGCCcgggggctgcagagccaccGTGCTTTGGATGTCACCCATCGGGGCAGCGCCAGGGGCTGGCGGTGGCAGTGCCGGGGTCACAAACCCACTGCTGAAGCCTTCTCCCAGGGGGCGGCTTCTGCAGCCAGTGGGAGCAGTTGTGGAGCTGCCTCCAGGGGGGATTTGCCCTGAGTGGGGTAGTTGTGtttgctgggggaggggggacagggTGGTGCTGGGCTCTCGCTGTGCCAGGGGCAGTGGCTTCTCCCCACGGGGGTTCAGGGGGATGGGGTGCCACCGCCTGCTGTCACCACGCGGTGCCCGGAGGTTTGCAACAGGCATTAAAAAGGCAGaattcagcaaagcacagcacGGGTAGTGATTGTAATATTTTAACAGCACATCCAGCGCCACTGTGAGCTGGGCAGAGCCCAG contains the following coding sequences:
- the LOC135312158 gene encoding tigger transposable element-derived protein 3-like translates to MKEDRERPVALGYAVTKPDILAEVERGEEAAGPYGEHRSPRPRAAPAGPSQGDWLGKEVKSEEGVSLPPGSPPTRRAGAGDFPVPLRERGCSYCGVPEPEPNPGAGNGGFIPPLPAFESRRCRAGEPPLECAECGRGFGQKPDLVRHRLAHGGERAYACGRCVRGFTEPAGLGAGSPAAGSPCRPAPCAGRSPGMAEGTAAPRKERKELSLTEKVRVLEMLEGPKVSQSELAKRFGVSQPQICRIIKNKERILSEWHRNGDPERKRKREGKDVALEAALLRWVEGARAADLPVSGPLLQLKAKHLAEALGRPDPEPSGGWLARFGARHNLAFKKPPAEKGDAEQPTAEHWAGVVLPGLLRSYAPSEIYACGETGVFLPASSPSKGESAGDRLTLLLCANADGSEKAPLRVVGDSPQPRCLQGINLGQMPWSYRAGSLAGVTASIFTEWLQEFNEGMRQQGKSVLLLLAKHEVHPYLQLSNVRMVFVPPATSLAQPLDRGITGDLKGHYQRRLLRWLTAERGAGQPTLLDALHMLVQAWGDVRPGLIASCFRATGVSPDAGTEAPALTLPPGPLSQEQLERRALTDEELEHDGETAEADGDEGTAEGEDAEESAAVQPCPSEREVWGSLAMLRRYLECRATSPDLFQAFYDLEDAVYMVSASVRRALIGDTPPRQ